From a single Paraburkholderia edwinii genomic region:
- a CDS encoding glycoside hydrolase family 3 N-terminal domain-containing protein, with protein MALQDNSEFPVYRRAHMPTDARVADLLARMTIDEKIAQLHAVWLKLSADGQHAWRTEDFAQRDTGVPLDTLLRHGLGQVTRPLGTHTVDPQEGVKALNALQRQMVEETRLGIPVMSHEECLVGLMIKDATLFPSSLNYAATWNPALIGRVGEMIGKQARSIGCHQGLAPVLDVSRDPRWGRTEETFGEDPYLVGVMACSYVKGLQGERRDVLATLKHFVAHSASEGARNHAPVHVGPRELNDIYMLPFEMAVKLAHAGSVMPAYHDIDGVPCHTNRDLLHHVLREKWGFDGLIVADYVAVNLLYTHHGVARDAADAAAQSFNAGLDIELPGHECALHLKEALARGDISEATIDAAVTRVLRAKFDIGLFEHPYVDPDRVDLRSHAALDLAHEVARESAVLLRNDGVLPLAGDRQQKIAVIGPTADDPLALLAGYSFPVHLIVSGEQSASSITTPLQALRHLLGETSVVYEKGCAIIEERRAGAPVFPGDVALDTRDLNARDELISTDTFRIANAAQAAREADVAIVFVGDLSGLFQSGTVGEGSDTDTLALPGVQQALIDAVVATGTPTVVVMTGGRPYNLGGQEDRVAAQIMAFAPGEKGGEALAELLTGRASFSGRLPLSVPTSAGAVPYVYNHRLKSAGTPVARHFGSRYPFGFGLTYTRFAYSDLNLIASEVPIADGTFEFSFGVENVGTRSGDEVVQVYVRDRLASTSRPVKELKALARVTIEPHAKVHLRVRLPVDMLNFTDARGERIVEPGEFDLMIGSSSRDIHLNATLVVKGTATRTLERDWRMVSDVRVTG; from the coding sequence ATGGCGCTTCAGGACAACAGCGAGTTTCCGGTTTATCGCCGCGCGCATATGCCGACCGATGCGCGCGTCGCCGATCTGCTCGCTCGCATGACGATCGACGAAAAGATCGCGCAACTGCATGCGGTCTGGCTCAAGCTTTCCGCCGATGGTCAGCATGCATGGCGCACGGAAGATTTCGCGCAACGCGACACCGGCGTGCCGCTCGACACCTTGTTGCGCCATGGTCTGGGCCAGGTGACGCGCCCGCTCGGCACGCACACCGTCGATCCGCAGGAGGGCGTCAAGGCGCTCAATGCATTGCAGCGGCAGATGGTCGAGGAAACGCGCCTCGGCATTCCCGTGATGTCGCACGAGGAGTGTCTGGTCGGCCTGATGATCAAGGACGCCACGCTGTTTCCGTCGTCGCTCAACTACGCGGCGACGTGGAATCCGGCGTTGATCGGCCGCGTGGGCGAGATGATCGGCAAGCAGGCGCGCTCGATCGGCTGCCACCAGGGGCTGGCGCCCGTGCTCGACGTCTCGCGCGATCCGCGCTGGGGCCGCACCGAAGAAACGTTCGGCGAAGATCCGTACCTCGTCGGCGTGATGGCGTGCAGTTACGTCAAGGGCTTGCAAGGCGAGCGCCGCGACGTGCTCGCGACGCTCAAGCACTTTGTCGCGCATTCGGCAAGCGAAGGCGCGCGTAATCACGCACCGGTCCACGTCGGGCCACGCGAACTCAACGACATCTACATGCTGCCGTTCGAGATGGCCGTCAAGCTCGCGCATGCCGGCTCCGTGATGCCGGCCTATCACGACATCGACGGCGTGCCGTGCCATACGAACCGCGATTTGCTGCACCACGTGCTGCGCGAAAAGTGGGGCTTCGACGGACTGATCGTTGCCGACTACGTCGCCGTGAATCTGCTGTACACGCACCACGGCGTCGCGCGCGACGCGGCCGACGCCGCGGCGCAATCGTTCAATGCCGGCCTCGATATCGAACTGCCGGGCCACGAATGCGCGCTGCACCTGAAGGAAGCACTCGCGCGCGGCGACATTAGCGAAGCGACGATCGATGCGGCCGTGACGCGCGTGTTGCGCGCGAAATTCGATATTGGCCTCTTCGAACATCCGTATGTCGACCCCGACCGCGTGGACTTGCGTAGCCACGCTGCACTCGATCTCGCGCACGAGGTCGCGCGCGAGTCGGCCGTACTGCTGCGCAATGACGGCGTGCTACCGCTCGCAGGCGACCGCCAGCAGAAGATCGCGGTGATTGGGCCGACCGCGGACGATCCGCTCGCTTTGCTAGCGGGCTACAGCTTCCCCGTGCATCTGATCGTCAGCGGCGAACAGTCGGCTTCGTCGATCACAACGCCGTTGCAGGCGTTGCGCCACCTGCTAGGCGAAACCAGTGTGGTGTACGAAAAGGGCTGCGCGATCATCGAAGAGCGGCGTGCCGGCGCGCCCGTGTTTCCCGGCGACGTTGCGCTCGACACGCGCGATCTGAATGCGCGCGACGAACTGATCAGCACGGACACGTTTCGTATCGCCAACGCGGCGCAGGCCGCGCGCGAAGCCGATGTCGCGATCGTCTTTGTCGGCGACCTATCAGGCCTTTTCCAGTCGGGCACGGTCGGAGAAGGTTCGGATACCGATACGCTCGCCTTGCCGGGCGTGCAGCAGGCATTGATCGATGCCGTGGTCGCTACGGGAACGCCGACCGTCGTCGTGATGACGGGTGGCCGGCCCTATAACCTCGGCGGTCAGGAAGATCGTGTTGCCGCGCAAATCATGGCCTTTGCGCCGGGCGAAAAAGGCGGCGAGGCGCTTGCCGAACTGCTGACAGGGCGCGCAAGCTTTAGCGGGCGTTTGCCGTTGTCGGTGCCAACCAGCGCGGGGGCGGTGCCCTACGTCTATAACCACCGGTTGAAAAGCGCGGGCACGCCTGTTGCCCGGCACTTCGGCTCGCGCTATCCGTTCGGCTTTGGACTCACCTATACGCGCTTTGCGTATAGCGACCTCAATCTGATCGCATCGGAAGTGCCGATCGCGGATGGCACATTTGAATTCAGCTTTGGCGTCGAAAACGTCGGTACGCGAAGCGGCGACGAAGTGGTGCAGGTCTATGTGCGCGACCGTCTCGCTTCGACATCGCGGCCGGTCAAGGAATTGAAGGCACTCGCGCGCGTCACGATCGAGCCGCATGCAAAGGTGCATTTACGCGTGCGCCTGCCCGTCGATATGCTGAACTTCACGGATGCGCGCGGGGAGCGCATCGTCGAGCCGGGCGAGTTCGATCTGATGATCGGCAGTTCGAGCCGCGATATCCATCTGAATGCCACACTCGTTGTTAAAGGAACGGCAACGCGAACGCTCGAACGCGATTGGAGGATGGTCAGCGACGTTCGGGTAACGGGATAG
- a CDS encoding RidA family protein, with amino-acid sequence MTRDERFEKLAAEVGFPLNEEIKVGGKYTPVLIDAGIAYIAGQIPRVGDEVRFVGVAGGSISLDDAKRAAGISAIRALALLKNVCGTLDAIVSVPRINVFVRSAPDFTKQSEVADGASDVLSTVLEDAGVHTRTSVGAIQLPKGAVVEVDFCFRVTR; translated from the coding sequence ATGACCAGAGACGAACGCTTTGAAAAGCTTGCCGCCGAAGTGGGATTTCCGCTGAATGAGGAAATCAAGGTAGGTGGAAAGTACACGCCGGTGCTGATCGATGCGGGCATCGCTTACATTGCCGGCCAAATCCCGAGGGTCGGCGACGAGGTTCGTTTCGTCGGTGTGGCTGGAGGGTCGATCTCTCTCGACGATGCAAAGCGCGCCGCGGGAATTTCGGCAATACGCGCACTCGCGCTGCTTAAAAACGTTTGCGGCACCCTCGACGCGATCGTTTCGGTCCCGCGCATCAATGTGTTCGTGCGTAGCGCGCCCGACTTCACGAAGCAAAGCGAAGTCGCCGATGGCGCATCCGACGTGCTGTCGACGGTCCTTGAAGACGCAGGCGTACACACGCGCACGTCTGTCGGTGCAATTCAGTTGCCCAAGGGCGCAGTGGTTGAAGTGGACTTCTGCTTCAGAGTCACCAGGTAA
- a CDS encoding efflux transporter outer membrane subunit has product MNASEFSIRTPALAVLLCSVLSGCLVGPNFEHPQTHTPDVFDRTQTAQASSKAVEAEFNPDWWTLFNDPMLNALQQELTDANLDVAAASARLRESRAGQRIAGAAEYPTLDGAASYNRERGSPNGILSLLGVSPAQSQPQSASGSAPLGVAPLPGSSGSPAYNLYQFGFDASWELDIWGGARRGVEAATALSASSYEDRNAVLLSVRAELARDYIELRDTQALLQIAKQNLEIARNATKLTEIRKRDGVTTDLDVANASAQVESIESLIPTLEARTETTINAIGVLLAKEPGALKARLAEPRDVPGLPQQVPIGFPSELAQRRPDIRRADAQLHAATATIGMAKADFYPRISLNGSAGFQSLQLSSLADWASGQFVVGPSITLPIFEGGRLKGTLELREAQQQEAAIVYKRTVLQAWREVDDALITYDAEQRRRERLKAVVRLNERALSVAQQRYKQGAVDYLNVLNVQRQLLKAQSDLEQSDADADVNLITLCKVLGGGWESTYAQQGAVSAATPRQ; this is encoded by the coding sequence ATGAACGCGAGCGAATTTTCCATCCGCACGCCGGCGCTCGCGGTATTGCTGTGCTCCGTGCTGTCGGGGTGCCTCGTCGGCCCAAACTTCGAACATCCACAGACCCACACGCCGGATGTGTTTGACCGCACGCAAACCGCACAAGCGTCGAGCAAAGCCGTCGAAGCCGAATTCAACCCGGATTGGTGGACGCTTTTCAACGACCCAATGCTGAACGCTTTGCAGCAGGAGCTGACCGACGCGAATCTCGACGTAGCCGCGGCCTCGGCGCGCTTGCGCGAAAGCCGGGCCGGGCAGCGCATCGCCGGCGCGGCGGAATATCCGACACTAGACGGCGCCGCGTCGTATAACCGCGAACGCGGCAGTCCGAACGGTATTCTGTCGTTGCTTGGCGTGAGTCCGGCGCAAAGTCAGCCGCAATCGGCATCGGGCAGTGCGCCGCTTGGCGTGGCGCCGTTGCCGGGTTCATCGGGTTCACCGGCGTATAACCTGTATCAGTTCGGCTTCGATGCATCGTGGGAACTCGATATCTGGGGCGGCGCGCGGCGCGGTGTCGAGGCGGCGACGGCGCTAAGCGCTTCGTCCTATGAAGATCGCAATGCGGTGCTGTTATCCGTACGCGCCGAACTCGCGCGAGACTATATCGAGCTGCGCGACACGCAGGCGCTGCTCCAGATAGCAAAGCAGAATCTCGAGATTGCGCGCAATGCGACGAAGCTCACGGAAATACGCAAGCGCGATGGCGTGACGACCGATCTCGATGTCGCCAATGCATCGGCACAAGTGGAGTCGATCGAGAGTCTGATTCCGACACTCGAAGCGCGCACCGAAACCACGATCAATGCGATCGGCGTGCTGCTCGCGAAGGAACCCGGCGCGCTCAAGGCGCGTCTTGCCGAGCCGCGCGATGTGCCGGGGCTTCCTCAACAGGTGCCGATTGGCTTCCCATCGGAACTCGCGCAACGCCGGCCCGACATCAGAAGGGCGGATGCGCAGTTGCATGCGGCCACGGCCACGATCGGCATGGCGAAAGCCGACTTCTATCCGCGAATCTCATTGAACGGCAGTGCAGGCTTTCAAAGTCTTCAGCTGTCGAGTCTTGCCGATTGGGCGTCGGGGCAGTTCGTCGTCGGCCCGTCGATCACGCTGCCGATATTCGAAGGCGGGCGCCTCAAGGGAACGCTGGAATTGCGTGAGGCGCAGCAGCAGGAAGCGGCGATCGTGTACAAACGTACGGTGCTTCAGGCCTGGCGCGAAGTGGACGATGCACTCATCACCTACGACGCCGAACAGCGTCGGCGCGAGCGCCTCAAAGCGGTGGTGCGCCTGAACGAGCGTGCGTTGTCGGTGGCGCAGCAGCGATATAAACAGGGCGCGGTCGATTATCTGAATGTGCTGAATGTGCAGCGGCAGCTGCTTAAGGCGCAAAGCGATCTCGAGCAAAGCGACGCCGATGCCGACGTCAATCTGATTACGCTTTGCAAGGTGCTGGGTGGCGGGTGGGAGTCGACGTATGCGCAGCAGGGGGCGGTTAGTGCTGCCACGCCGCGCCAGTAA
- a CDS encoding HlyD family secretion protein: MNFPQKTIRVAVCVIALGVAAWGCTTLLADSSTESTNDAYVTADFTLVAPRIAGQISEVLVEDNQRVKAGQLLVRIDDRDFHAALMSAEADVAAAKAAVANFDAEIARQPSLVDQARATLRADDASIQFARANAARYQDLSQSGAGTTQEQQHASSTLAELLARQSHDEAALLATQQNLDVLRTQRDKAAGALAHAQAVLEQARLNLSYTEIHAPVDGKVGRRSVRVGAFVTTGAPLLAIVPLSDAYIVANFQENQLTRMRPGESVRIKVDSMPGVLIQGHIDSLAPATGLSFAPIAPDNATGNFTKVVQRVPVKITIDRGQDAAAELSVGLSVETEVTVANRGDKPIEGAGKK, from the coding sequence ATGAACTTTCCTCAAAAAACGATTCGCGTTGCCGTATGCGTGATTGCGCTCGGCGTCGCGGCATGGGGTTGCACGACGCTTCTTGCGGATTCGAGCACGGAATCGACCAACGATGCGTACGTGACGGCCGATTTCACGCTTGTGGCTCCACGTATCGCCGGGCAGATTTCCGAAGTGCTGGTGGAAGACAATCAGCGTGTGAAGGCAGGACAATTACTGGTGCGTATCGACGACCGCGACTTTCACGCCGCGCTGATGAGCGCCGAGGCCGACGTAGCGGCGGCAAAAGCCGCGGTCGCGAACTTCGACGCCGAAATTGCACGGCAGCCGTCGCTCGTCGATCAGGCGCGCGCGACGCTTCGCGCCGACGATGCTTCGATTCAGTTTGCGCGAGCCAACGCGGCGCGCTACCAGGATCTGTCGCAATCGGGCGCGGGTACGACGCAGGAACAGCAGCACGCGTCGAGCACGCTTGCTGAACTGCTCGCGCGGCAGTCGCACGATGAGGCCGCATTGCTCGCGACCCAGCAAAACCTCGATGTGCTGCGCACGCAGCGCGACAAGGCCGCTGGCGCTTTGGCTCATGCTCAAGCGGTGCTCGAACAGGCAAGGCTCAATCTTTCGTACACGGAAATTCATGCGCCGGTCGATGGCAAGGTCGGGCGGCGCTCGGTGCGCGTCGGCGCGTTTGTGACGACCGGCGCACCGCTGCTTGCGATCGTGCCGCTTTCGGATGCGTATATCGTCGCGAACTTTCAGGAGAACCAGCTGACGCGCATGCGGCCCGGAGAGAGCGTGCGTATCAAGGTCGACAGCATGCCGGGCGTCCTGATTCAAGGGCATATCGATAGCCTTGCGCCTGCCACGGGCCTGAGCTTTGCGCCTATCGCGCCCGACAACGCAACCGGTAACTTCACGAAAGTCGTTCAGCGCGTACCCGTGAAAATCACCATCGATCGGGGGCAGGACGCGGCAGCCGAATTGAGCGTCGGGCTTTCTGTCGAAACGGAAGTGACCGTTGCAAACCGGGGCGACAAGCCGATCGAAGGAGCGGGCAAAAAATGA
- a CDS encoding MFS transporter: MTLRLATGLIGMLLASLSAILNQQVTAQAMTDIRGALSIGHDDGSWLTVLFEAANVSAMVFAPWFGVTFTLKRFAIGAMLATMLFGVLCPFAPNLPALYVLRVLQGISGGCLPPMLIIVALRYLPPKIKLYGLAGYALTATFGPALGTPLTALWTEYVSWRMAFWQVVPLGVVCCFAIHIGLPEDPLKIERFRSFNWSGFLTGFPAIAMLVVGLLQGDRLDWLNSDFICVMLGGGMLLLVAFLINEWYHPLPFFRLQLLSRRNFTHGLTTLFGAVVLLTGVAVIPAQYLAKVHGYRPLQTTPLALLVAIPLLLALPLTAALLNLRRVDFRWVMAIGLSLMATTCFMGSFVTSDWVRENFYWLQSLQIAAQPMVIMCILMGVTTGLPPTEGPFASAMFNSLKTFSAAVATGLIEGLGTAREHFHSTMLVDHAGNNMLVTSQSVDAVHGLGELAHRIHEQAVVLTSADLYRVMAGIALFLLVLVPVLPVRIYPPWSTTQPSSR, from the coding sequence ATGACGCTGCGGCTGGCCACAGGGCTAATCGGAATGCTGCTGGCGTCGCTATCGGCGATCTTGAACCAGCAGGTCACGGCGCAAGCGATGACGGACATTCGTGGCGCACTCTCGATCGGGCACGACGACGGCAGTTGGCTCACCGTGCTGTTCGAAGCCGCCAATGTGTCCGCGATGGTGTTCGCGCCGTGGTTCGGCGTGACGTTCACGCTAAAGCGATTCGCGATCGGCGCCATGCTGGCGACGATGCTGTTTGGCGTGCTGTGCCCGTTTGCACCGAATCTGCCGGCGCTCTACGTGTTGCGCGTATTGCAAGGCATTTCCGGCGGATGCCTTCCACCGATGCTGATCATCGTCGCGCTTCGGTATCTCCCGCCGAAGATCAAGCTCTACGGCCTTGCCGGCTATGCGCTCACGGCAACCTTCGGACCTGCGCTTGGCACGCCGCTCACGGCTTTATGGACCGAGTACGTGAGCTGGCGCATGGCGTTCTGGCAAGTCGTGCCATTAGGCGTTGTGTGCTGCTTCGCGATCCACATCGGGCTTCCGGAAGATCCTTTGAAGATCGAACGATTCCGCTCATTCAACTGGAGCGGGTTCCTGACCGGATTTCCGGCTATCGCGATGCTCGTTGTCGGCCTTCTGCAGGGCGATCGTCTCGACTGGCTGAACTCGGACTTTATCTGCGTGATGCTCGGCGGGGGCATGCTCCTGCTCGTCGCGTTCCTGATCAACGAGTGGTATCACCCGCTGCCGTTTTTCAGGCTCCAGCTGCTTTCGCGCAGGAACTTCACGCATGGGCTGACGACGCTGTTCGGGGCGGTCGTGCTGCTGACCGGCGTCGCCGTGATACCGGCCCAGTATCTCGCGAAAGTTCACGGTTACAGGCCGCTGCAAACGACGCCATTGGCGTTGCTGGTGGCCATCCCGCTGCTGCTTGCGCTTCCCTTGACGGCAGCCTTGCTGAACCTTCGTCGCGTCGATTTCCGTTGGGTCATGGCGATCGGCCTGTCGCTGATGGCAACTACGTGTTTTATGGGTAGCTTCGTCACGTCCGATTGGGTGCGCGAAAACTTCTACTGGCTGCAGTCGTTGCAGATTGCCGCGCAACCGATGGTGATCATGTGCATTCTGATGGGCGTCACGACCGGTTTGCCGCCGACCGAAGGACCGTTTGCCTCGGCGATGTTCAACTCGCTAAAGACGTTCTCCGCGGCAGTCGCCACAGGTCTGATTGAAGGTCTCGGCACGGCGCGCGAGCATTTTCATTCGACCATGCTCGTCGACCACGCCGGCAACAACATGCTCGTAACGAGCCAGAGCGTCGACGCCGTGCATGGTCTCGGCGAACTTGCCCATCGGATTCACGAACAGGCCGTGGTGCTGACTTCGGCCGACCTCTATCGCGTGATGGCAGGTATCGCGCTTTTTCTTCTCGTGCTGGTCCCGGTTTTACCTGTGCGTATCTATCCGCCATGGAGCACTACGCAGCCTTCTTCCCGCTGA